In Candidatus Dependentiae bacterium, one genomic interval encodes:
- a CDS encoding OmpH family outer membrane protein, translated as MKKKMLFTCVLLSSVGLAFAKDDKAVTKADAKTMPAKKTELDPSNVLYVDMQQAMLQSKQGAEAQKIVEAEEKKYAELAQKEQQKMMKLKADTDAKASMMTADARRKKEKELADMQRDFQNNMQDWKYELQYTMQRETDAMVKDIEQAAISLAKNNDKAAVIDATTGRALYLRDDVNSTNQLVNVLDEQYTLKLAQQKNDKKAAITA; from the coding sequence ATGAAAAAGAAAATGTTATTTACCTGTGTTTTGTTGAGTTCAGTCGGTCTTGCATTTGCTAAGGATGATAAAGCAGTTACTAAAGCCGATGCAAAGACAATGCCTGCAAAGAAGACAGAGCTTGATCCATCAAATGTGCTTTATGTTGATATGCAACAAGCAATGTTGCAATCAAAACAAGGTGCTGAAGCACAAAAAATAGTAGAAGCAGAAGAAAAGAAATATGCTGAACTTGCACAAAAAGAACAGCAAAAAATGATGAAGTTAAAGGCTGATACAGATGCTAAAGCTTCTATGATGACTGCTGACGCACGTCGTAAAAAAGAAAAAGAACTTGCAGATATGCAACGGGATTTCCAAAACAACATGCAAGACTGGAAATATGAATTGCAATATACTATGCAACGCGAAACTGATGCAATGGTAAAAGATATTGAGCAAGCAGCAATTAGTTTAGCTAAAAACAACGATAAAGCTGCTGTGATTGATGCAACAACCGGTCGTGCACTTTATTTGCGTGATGATGTAAATAGCACTAATCAGTTGGTAAATGTACTTGATGAGCAATATACATTGAAACTAGCTCAACAAAAAAATGATAAAAAAGCGGCAATAACTGCGTAA
- a CDS encoding plasmid partition protein ParG has product MNPKKNELSRIVVDVPKIQHRRLKAMAAARGKSMRIIINELIDDWIDESDQKVDCNHSHTPNKETLKAISNIEKGKKLVQAKDIKDLFEKLES; this is encoded by the coding sequence ATGAATCCTAAAAAAAACGAATTATCACGAATCGTAGTAGATGTCCCTAAAATACAGCATCGTCGATTAAAAGCGATGGCAGCTGCACGCGGAAAAAGCATGCGTATAATTATCAATGAATTAATTGACGATTGGATTGATGAATCTGATCAAAAAGTTGACTGTAATCATTCTCACACGCCAAATAAAGAAACCTTAAAAGCTATTTCCAACATTGAAAAAGGCAAAAAGCTTGTTCAAGCTAAAGACATAAAAGACCTATTTGAAAAACTGGAAAGCTAA
- a CDS encoding type II toxin-antitoxin system YafQ family toxin, producing the protein MLNIAYESQFKKDFKKVKKHGKNLKKMNDILSLLIKEKPLPTKNRNHPLHGNWKGYWECHIEPDWLLIYKKTIQEIILVRTGTHADLF; encoded by the coding sequence ATGCTCAACATAGCTTACGAAAGTCAATTTAAAAAAGACTTTAAAAAAGTAAAAAAGCATGGAAAAAATCTTAAAAAAATGAACGATATTCTTTCACTACTTATAAAAGAAAAACCTTTACCTACAAAAAATAGAAACCACCCCCTTCATGGCAACTGGAAAGGATACTGGGAATGCCATATTGAACCGGACTGGCTTTTAATCTATAAAAAAACAATTCAAGAAATAATTTTAGTAAGAACAGGAACTCATGCTGACCTTTTTTAA
- the speD gene encoding adenosylmethionine decarboxylase, with protein sequence MKNICILVILSFSACLSAQSVYEINNLLQKHEYKKEGVVEHLGTHIIAEFMGCSFDTLDNHDVLADLLRNAAQNARATVLNVSTHKFEPYGMSGLVLLQESHISIHTWPEFGYAAIDIYTCGEHVSSQAAIDTLAAFFKPEHVRQIEIKRGFDKLMS encoded by the coding sequence ATGAAAAACATTTGTATTCTTGTCATATTATCTTTTTCTGCCTGTCTTAGTGCTCAGTCTGTGTATGAGATCAATAATCTTTTGCAAAAGCATGAGTATAAAAAAGAAGGGGTTGTCGAGCATTTAGGAACGCATATTATTGCAGAATTTATGGGATGCTCGTTTGATACTTTAGATAATCATGATGTACTTGCAGATTTATTGCGCAATGCAGCGCAAAATGCACGTGCGACGGTATTGAATGTTTCAACTCACAAATTTGAACCGTATGGCATGTCAGGGTTGGTATTGTTACAAGAATCACATATTTCTATTCATACTTGGCCGGAATTTGGTTATGCTGCAATTGATATTTATACATGTGGTGAGCATGTCAGTTCTCAAGCTGCTATTGATACCTTGGCCGCATTTTTTAAGCCTGAACATGTCCGTCAGATCGAAATCAAGCGTGGTTTTGATAAACTGATGAGTTAA
- a CDS encoding GIY-YIG nuclease family protein produces the protein MYYVYLIKSLKYSNQMYVGITTNFKKRLICHNSGGSFHTAKFKPWELITFICFKDKVKATEFEKYLKSQSGRAFAKKRLI, from the coding sequence ATGTATTATGTATATCTTATTAAATCACTGAAGTATTCAAATCAAATGTATGTTGGTATAACGACAAACTTTAAAAAAAGATTAATTTGTCATAACTCTGGCGGTTCTTTCCATACGGCCAAGTTTAAGCCTTGGGAGTTGATTACCTTTATATGTTTTAAGGATAAAGTCAAAGCAACTGAATTTGAAAAATATTTAAAATCACAATCCGGTAGAGCTTTTGCCAAAAAACGATTGATTTAA
- the prs gene encoding ribose-phosphate diphosphokinase, which produces MKQIIIASEHQVQLAEQIAQKMNVPLIMSKTVRFADSEMRIDFVVDNDLILEAHAIVVHSTGRPVHDNLMWLLLTCYQLKQKGVKTITAVIPYFGYGRQDKNSDGTVGAVQMIARMLEVAGIDQIVTVELHVPEVIKYFSIPVHNIKLDNFIAHFLKHYCIKKDCTFIAPDKGADDRVVAIANQLDAPVMHFAKERYAVNQTRIISSQGTCKTDKSIIIDDIIDTGSTIVHVAQELYQKNRSCNIAAFAVHPVLSANASDYLQQSVLSKVWVTNSIQLAIDQQFKKLEVVDISDEIVACLDNISIQ; this is translated from the coding sequence ATGAAGCAAATTATTATTGCATCAGAACATCAGGTGCAGTTAGCCGAGCAGATTGCACAAAAAATGAATGTTCCTTTAATCATGTCTAAAACAGTTCGTTTTGCTGATTCTGAAATGCGCATTGATTTTGTAGTAGATAATGATTTAATTCTTGAGGCGCATGCGATTGTTGTACATTCAACCGGCCGTCCGGTGCATGATAATTTAATGTGGTTATTGTTAACCTGTTATCAATTAAAGCAAAAAGGTGTAAAAACGATAACTGCAGTTATTCCCTATTTTGGTTATGGCAGGCAGGATAAAAATTCGGATGGAACTGTTGGTGCAGTACAGATGATAGCGCGTATGCTTGAGGTTGCGGGTATTGATCAGATTGTAACCGTTGAGTTGCATGTTCCTGAGGTTATTAAGTACTTTTCTATTCCGGTACATAATATTAAGTTAGATAATTTTATAGCCCATTTTTTAAAGCATTATTGCATAAAAAAAGATTGTACCTTTATTGCACCGGACAAAGGTGCAGATGATCGTGTTGTTGCGATTGCAAATCAATTGGATGCGCCGGTTATGCATTTTGCAAAAGAGCGTTATGCTGTCAATCAAACCCGCATTATTTCATCGCAAGGTACATGTAAAACAGATAAATCAATCATAATTGATGATATTATTGATACCGGTTCAACTATTGTTCATGTTGCGCAGGAATTGTACCAAAAAAACAGATCATGTAATATTGCAGCATTTGCAGTTCATCCTGTTTTGAGTGCAAACGCATCAGATTATTTGCAACAGTCGGTTCTTTCTAAAGTTTGGGTAACTAATTCAATTCAATTGGCCATTGATCAACAGTTTAAAAAACTTGAGGTTGTTGATATAAGTGATGAAATTGTTGCATGTTTGGACAATATTAGTATTCAATAG
- a CDS encoding HAD-IC family P-type ATPase, with protein sequence MNQELDISLRALERLCKTNIKDGLSAAEARRRLETDGKNRLPDVKQETWTMVFLRQFQSPLIYMLLAAAIIIFFVGEDKLDAFIISGVLLFNAIVGTIQEGRTRSVLQSLKRFVKTTSIVIRDGKRVLLDDVDIVPGDVILLQEGQRIPADAYVFQSNALQLDEAILTGESRPVYKSPYVECAQGEQQDPANILYKGTYVLSGSGKAVVFATGSYTEVGKIHSGIEGLDTNMPLKREIDRLSYWLLLVVLGTCVVLFTIGLFAGQPLRELLVMLTALFICVVPEGLPVVMTLVLVTGVYRMAKQNVLVKHLQAVEGLGRADVIAVDKTGTLTRNELLVSKVLTHDDRYVVSGQGYYPEGDILLNNTKVEKVQFDAPLYSMAVAAGLLNSAEITYDELRHTFDIKGDPTEAAMYVFAKKAGFDQQLHDAYEKLYEIPFSPELQYHAGFFEHEGQGIMYVIGAPELLFSISEPVHKKDDGFLRDLLKDGLRVVAVASKAFDIDIFAPDMADDARFDVALSVLKNGPLTLHGLFGIQDSIRPEVPEMVEKAQDAGLQVIMATGDHKDTALYVAKEVGIFKPGNDTLTGTELNNLSDDEMLARLERTTVYARVMPQEKMRLIKLFHKENRIIAMTGDGINDAPALVAADLGIAMGGIGTEVAKKAADIILLDDSFATIIRAIEQGRHIFYTLKRVILYFFATNVGEVLIILFALLLNAFGYDFPLPLTAAQILWLNLVTDGFLDIALSMEPQEEGLLRKKWLQEKVHLVDWYMAAKMVFYAVPMAIGSIWIFFQYYQIDVRLARTMTLICMAMFQWFNAWNCRSENRSLLSIGFLTNRWLILATGFVLFLQFLLVYAPFMQYIFKTVPLSLDQWLLILGITAPIVLFDEMRKAIVRYIWPEG encoded by the coding sequence ATGAATCAAGAATTAGACATTTCATTGAGGGCGCTAGAGCGTCTATGCAAGACCAACATTAAAGATGGTTTATCTGCTGCTGAAGCTCGCAGACGACTAGAAACTGATGGCAAAAATCGATTGCCTGATGTAAAGCAAGAAACATGGACCATGGTTTTTTTGCGTCAGTTTCAAAGCCCGCTTATTTATATGTTATTAGCTGCTGCGATCATTATTTTTTTTGTAGGTGAAGATAAATTAGATGCATTTATTATTTCAGGCGTACTGCTTTTTAATGCTATTGTAGGCACCATTCAGGAAGGGCGCACGCGTTCAGTTTTACAAAGTTTAAAACGATTTGTGAAGACCACCTCTATTGTTATACGTGATGGCAAAAGAGTGTTGCTTGATGATGTTGATATTGTGCCCGGGGATGTTATTTTGTTGCAAGAAGGGCAACGAATTCCGGCAGATGCTTACGTTTTCCAATCGAATGCACTGCAGCTTGATGAAGCAATTTTAACAGGTGAGTCACGCCCGGTGTATAAATCACCTTATGTAGAGTGTGCGCAGGGCGAGCAACAAGATCCGGCAAATATACTTTATAAAGGGACATATGTATTGTCGGGTTCAGGCAAAGCAGTTGTATTTGCAACCGGATCGTATACTGAGGTTGGTAAAATTCATAGCGGCATTGAGGGCCTTGATACTAATATGCCACTCAAGCGAGAGATTGATCGGCTTTCATACTGGTTGCTTCTGGTTGTTTTGGGCACGTGTGTTGTACTGTTTACAATTGGACTTTTTGCAGGTCAACCATTGCGTGAATTATTAGTAATGTTGACTGCATTGTTTATTTGTGTTGTGCCTGAAGGATTACCGGTTGTCATGACTTTAGTATTGGTGACCGGCGTATATCGTATGGCAAAACAAAATGTCTTGGTTAAGCATTTGCAGGCGGTAGAAGGTTTGGGGCGTGCTGATGTTATTGCGGTTGATAAAACAGGAACGCTAACGCGTAATGAGCTTTTGGTTAGTAAGGTCCTTACTCATGATGATCGCTATGTTGTTTCGGGTCAGGGATATTATCCTGAGGGTGACATTTTATTAAATAATACAAAAGTAGAAAAAGTTCAATTTGATGCCCCATTGTATTCGATGGCGGTCGCTGCAGGATTGCTCAATTCTGCTGAAATCACCTATGATGAATTGCGTCATACGTTCGATATAAAAGGTGACCCGACTGAGGCTGCAATGTATGTGTTTGCCAAAAAAGCGGGATTTGATCAGCAACTGCATGATGCATATGAAAAATTGTATGAAATCCCATTTAGCCCTGAATTGCAGTATCATGCAGGCTTTTTTGAGCATGAGGGCCAAGGGATTATGTATGTTATCGGTGCGCCAGAATTACTATTTTCAATTTCTGAGCCGGTGCATAAAAAAGATGATGGCTTTTTACGCGATTTGCTCAAAGATGGATTGCGCGTGGTGGCGGTTGCTTCAAAAGCGTTTGATATTGATATATTCGCTCCGGACATGGCAGATGATGCACGATTTGATGTTGCATTATCCGTTTTAAAAAATGGGCCGTTAACTTTGCATGGTCTTTTTGGTATTCAAGATTCTATTCGTCCGGAAGTTCCTGAAATGGTGGAGAAAGCACAAGATGCAGGCTTGCAAGTGATTATGGCGACAGGTGATCATAAGGATACTGCATTGTATGTTGCAAAAGAGGTGGGTATTTTCAAACCGGGTAATGATACTTTAACGGGAACTGAGCTGAACAATCTCAGTGATGATGAGATGCTCGCACGGCTTGAGCGCACAACGGTTTATGCACGTGTAATGCCGCAAGAAAAAATGCGCTTGATTAAACTGTTTCATAAAGAAAATCGCATTATTGCGATGACCGGTGATGGCATTAATGATGCGCCGGCATTGGTTGCAGCAGATTTGGGTATTGCCATGGGAGGCATTGGGACTGAAGTTGCAAAGAAAGCAGCAGATATAATTTTGCTTGATGATTCATTTGCAACAATAATTCGCGCAATTGAGCAAGGGCGACATATATTTTATACGCTCAAGCGAGTGATTTTATATTTTTTTGCAACTAATGTGGGTGAGGTATTGATCATCCTTTTTGCTTTGTTGCTTAATGCATTTGGATATGATTTTCCCTTGCCGCTAACTGCGGCGCAGATTTTATGGCTTAACTTGGTAACGGACGGTTTTTTGGATATTGCACTTTCTATGGAGCCACAAGAGGAAGGGCTGTTGCGCAAGAAATGGTTACAAGAAAAAGTTCATCTTGTCGATTGGTATATGGCAGCAAAAATGGTGTTTTATGCAGTGCCTATGGCGATAGGTTCTATATGGATATTTTTTCAATATTATCAAATTGATGTGCGCTTAGCTCGCACAATGACTTTGATATGTATGGCGATGTTTCAATGGTTTAATGCATGGAATTGTCGATCAGAAAATAGATCATTATTGAGTATCGGTTTTTTGACGAATCGATGGCTTATTCTGGCGACCGGTTTTGTCTTGTTCCTGCAATTTTTACTTGTTTATGCACCATTTATGCAATATATTTTCAAAACGGTTCCTTTAAGTTTAGATCAATGGTTATTGATTTTGGGCATCACAGCGCCCATTGTTTTGTTTGATGAAATGCGCAAAGCGATTGTTCGATATATTTGGCCAGAGGGCTAA
- the msrB gene encoding peptide-methionine (R)-S-oxide reductase MsrB gives MGNKFLIFIIFSLGGAMLIAKAPVRDNKNNLHTPTVATFAGGCFWCMESPYEKADGIIKVVSGYMGGIGDNPNYQDYAQKGYIEVVQITYDPKKISYHDLLEIFWRQINPTDADGQFGDRGPQYRSAIFYHNEQQKSEAEQSKHQLAQTGIFKKPIVTEVLSASTFYPAEEYHQDYYKKHPIKYAFFRLRSGRDKYLKQTWGNEQHYKVPVRPYNNMNKQDWQSFIKPSDAQLRKTLTPMQYKVTQENGTEKPFDNAYWDNTEPGIYVDIVSGEPLFSSIHKYKSGTGWPTFWQPLAPENIVEKEDNFLFFKRTEIRSKHADSHIGHVFNDGPKDKGGLRYCMNSAALRFVPAKDLAKEGYEQYEKLFKQES, from the coding sequence ATGGGAAACAAATTTTTGATTTTTATTATATTTTCCCTGGGAGGAGCAATGCTTATTGCCAAAGCGCCAGTTCGTGACAACAAAAATAACCTTCATACTCCTACTGTTGCCACATTTGCCGGAGGCTGTTTTTGGTGCATGGAGTCACCATATGAAAAAGCTGATGGTATAATAAAAGTTGTTTCAGGATATATGGGCGGGATAGGAGATAACCCAAACTATCAAGACTACGCACAAAAAGGTTACATCGAAGTGGTACAAATTACCTACGACCCTAAAAAAATTTCATACCATGATTTACTTGAAATATTTTGGCGCCAAATCAACCCAACCGATGCCGACGGACAATTTGGCGACCGTGGACCGCAATACCGTTCAGCTATTTTTTATCACAATGAACAACAAAAAAGTGAAGCTGAACAGTCAAAGCATCAACTTGCACAAACAGGAATATTCAAAAAGCCTATTGTAACCGAAGTTTTATCCGCATCTACATTTTATCCAGCCGAAGAATATCATCAAGATTATTATAAAAAGCATCCCATTAAATATGCTTTTTTTCGCCTACGATCAGGACGCGATAAGTATCTAAAACAAACATGGGGCAACGAACAGCACTATAAAGTTCCAGTGCGCCCATATAACAACATGAACAAACAAGATTGGCAAAGCTTTATCAAGCCATCCGATGCACAGCTACGCAAAACGTTAACACCAATGCAATACAAAGTTACCCAAGAAAATGGCACGGAAAAACCATTTGATAATGCCTACTGGGACAATACTGAGCCAGGTATTTATGTAGACATAGTCTCAGGAGAACCATTGTTCAGTTCAATACATAAATATAAATCCGGAACTGGATGGCCAACTTTTTGGCAGCCGCTAGCACCGGAAAACATTGTTGAAAAAGAAGACAATTTTTTATTTTTCAAACGTACCGAAATTCGCAGCAAACATGCCGATTCTCACATAGGGCACGTTTTTAATGATGGCCCTAAAGATAAAGGCGGCCTGCGTTACTGTATGAACTCTGCAGCCTTGCGTTTTGTACCGGCTAAAGATCTTGCAAAAGAAGGTTATGAACAATACGAAAAACTATTTAAACAGGAAAGCTAA
- a CDS encoding tetratricopeptide repeat protein gives MNFIKKAVLSLFLINALAYAADPQAQISTWKVLPFPAIKVAEGDGQIKQFERVDLNAVDGIARETFKKMIAEQWEKKLPWVLAATLDIDAEGKLWRSYFDAYSITRWLLNNRFQRIAGRRNPLTGRPIVMIDYFSINRSDKKFKHIGTLAQLVKNDPPKVRLFLQAAKEGDNPDAMLGLGLLLEKDEDIAGAKEWYKKSADLGNPDAMNNLGVLLAKDKDIVGAKEWWQKAADLGSAVAMLNLGHLLVNNKEVVEAKEWYKKSAGLGNAVAMNNLGALLAKDGEIAEAKEWLKKAADLGNAVAMRNLGILLKKEGDIEGAKEWLKKSADLGNTNAMINLRNLLADESQEDEDKVPAKKRARID, from the coding sequence ATGAATTTTATAAAAAAAGCTGTTTTATCGTTGTTTCTTATCAATGCTTTGGCATATGCTGCTGATCCGCAAGCGCAAATATCTACTTGGAAGGTTTTACCGTTTCCTGCGATAAAAGTTGCAGAAGGTGATGGGCAAATTAAGCAGTTCGAGCGAGTGGATCTTAATGCCGTTGATGGTATTGCACGAGAGACTTTCAAAAAGATGATTGCAGAGCAATGGGAAAAAAAATTGCCTTGGGTTTTAGCCGCAACATTAGATATTGACGCCGAGGGTAAGTTGTGGCGCTCTTATTTTGATGCATATTCAATAACTCGATGGCTGTTGAATAATCGATTTCAACGAATTGCAGGCAGGAGAAATCCTTTGACGGGGCGCCCAATTGTTATGATTGATTATTTCAGTATTAATCGTTCGGATAAAAAATTTAAACATATCGGTACCCTTGCGCAATTAGTAAAAAATGATCCTCCAAAGGTGAGATTGTTTTTGCAAGCAGCTAAAGAAGGTGATAATCCTGATGCGATGTTAGGTTTGGGGCTTTTGTTGGAAAAAGATGAAGACATTGCAGGGGCAAAAGAGTGGTATAAAAAATCAGCTGATTTGGGCAATCCTGATGCGATGAATAACTTGGGAGTTTTGTTGGCAAAAGATAAAGATATTGTAGGGGCAAAAGAGTGGTGGCAAAAAGCAGCTGATTTAGGCAGCGCAGTTGCAATGCTTAATTTGGGGCATTTGTTGGTAAATAATAAAGAGGTTGTAGAGGCAAAAGAGTGGTACAAAAAATCTGCTGGTTTAGGCAATGCAGTTGCGATGAATAACTTGGGGGCTTTGTTAGCAAAAGATGGAGAGATTGCAGAGGCAAAAGAGTGGCTCAAAAAAGCAGCTGATTTAGGCAATGCAGTTGCGATGAGAAATTTGGGGATTTTGTTGAAAAAAGAAGGTGATATAGAGGGGGCAAAAGAGTGGTTAAAGAAATCTGCTGATTTAGGCAATACAAATGCGATGATTAATTTAAGGAATTTGCTGGCAGATGAGTCCCAAGAGGATGAAGATAAAGTTCCAGCAAAAAAACGGGCTCGTATTGATTAA
- a CDS encoding DUF2062 domain-containing protein gives MIIQKVQQFGKRILQTEGSIKKRARSICLGIFIAFSPFVGLHTLMAFALCWLFSLNYPITVTVQLAINNPWTWVPVYGCGYGFGRLLSNVCHIDFAQCSPKFFSSIEPLCSTVGVSADSIWIFFIGGNVLSVLLAISMYIPIKCLFKKLEQRKTSATSS, from the coding sequence ATGATTATACAAAAAGTTCAACAGTTTGGTAAGAGAATATTACAAACAGAGGGTTCGATAAAAAAACGTGCTCGTTCAATATGCTTGGGTATTTTTATCGCTTTTTCGCCATTTGTAGGATTACATACCCTAATGGCATTTGCTTTATGTTGGTTATTTTCTCTTAATTATCCCATTACCGTAACGGTACAATTGGCTATAAATAATCCTTGGACTTGGGTTCCTGTTTATGGATGTGGTTATGGTTTTGGTAGATTATTAAGTAATGTATGTCATATTGATTTTGCACAATGCTCTCCGAAATTTTTTTCATCTATTGAGCCTTTGTGTTCAACGGTTGGCGTGTCTGCCGATTCCATTTGGATCTTTTTCATTGGAGGCAATGTTTTGAGTGTTTTGCTTGCAATAAGTATGTATATTCCGATAAAATGTCTTTTCAAGAAACTTGAACAACGAAAAACATCAGCAACCTCTTCATGA
- the smpB gene encoding SsrA-binding protein SmpB — MKIIASNKKAFHDYHIDDRLEAGIVLSGDEVKSIRAGHISLKGSFAHIQGNELFLVNCHITPYTKAFDKAGKDEEYATRRRKLLIHKRELTKIMNDIARQGTTVVPLKVYFKGGLIKVELGIAKGKKKADKRQALKEKDLKRQADREIKERY; from the coding sequence ATGAAAATTATTGCATCGAACAAAAAAGCATTTCATGATTATCATATTGACGATCGCCTAGAGGCCGGCATTGTTCTTTCCGGCGATGAGGTTAAATCAATCCGTGCTGGGCATATTTCGCTCAAAGGTTCATTTGCACATATTCAAGGTAATGAACTTTTTTTGGTCAATTGTCATATTACCCCGTATACAAAAGCTTTTGATAAGGCAGGCAAAGATGAAGAATATGCAACACGTCGACGAAAACTTTTAATTCACAAGCGTGAATTGACTAAAATAATGAACGATATCGCTCGCCAGGGAACAACAGTTGTGCCACTTAAAGTGTATTTTAAGGGTGGCTTGATTAAGGTTGAGCTTGGTATCGCAAAAGGTAAGAAAAAAGCTGACAAGCGCCAGGCGTTAAAAGAAAAAGACCTTAAACGTCAAGCAGATCGTGAGATAAAAGAGCGGTATTAA
- the tsaD gene encoding tRNA (adenosine(37)-N6)-threonylcarbamoyltransferase complex transferase subunit TsaD, which translates to MKQPTILAIESSCDETAAAVYNEQDGMLSNVLFSQIDLHKQYGGVVPEIASRSHVQKIKPIVQEALQKANKTLDDIDIIAVTSKPGLPGSLLIGVSFAKALAYAKKIPIIGVNHLEGHAFSSMIEHNVPFPHICLTASGGHSSMYLIKDFGEYEIIGQTIDDAAGEAFDKIAKLINLGYPGGPIVENLAREANFKDFYSYPRGKQNMINFSFSGLKTAVLYDLVKRDAFDLKTKTFLKNNDKQLKKEVASSLLVCMGDIFKNKLKLALQLYPKVKAVTFVGGVACNKYLKQQLSEFCEKRGLTFFSPSPQYCTDNAAMIAFVANYKAKQNKFDDLSLDIF; encoded by the coding sequence ATGAAACAACCAACCATTTTAGCAATTGAGAGCTCATGCGATGAGACTGCAGCTGCAGTTTATAATGAACAAGACGGCATGCTTTCAAACGTTCTGTTTTCACAAATTGATCTGCATAAACAATACGGGGGCGTTGTTCCTGAGATCGCATCTCGTTCACATGTACAAAAAATCAAACCTATTGTGCAAGAAGCATTACAAAAAGCAAACAAAACATTAGATGATATCGACATTATTGCAGTCACAAGCAAGCCCGGCTTGCCAGGTTCATTACTTATTGGTGTAAGCTTTGCAAAAGCACTCGCATACGCAAAAAAGATTCCGATCATCGGCGTTAATCATCTTGAAGGACATGCATTCTCATCAATGATTGAGCATAATGTGCCGTTCCCGCATATTTGCTTGACCGCATCGGGTGGGCATAGCTCAATGTATTTAATTAAAGACTTCGGCGAGTATGAAATAATTGGACAGACAATTGACGATGCAGCCGGTGAAGCATTTGATAAAATTGCTAAACTTATCAACCTTGGATACCCAGGTGGCCCAATCGTGGAAAATTTGGCCCGTGAGGCAAACTTTAAAGATTTTTATAGCTATCCTCGCGGAAAACAAAATATGATAAATTTCAGCTTTTCTGGTTTAAAAACGGCGGTACTTTATGACCTGGTTAAACGAGATGCTTTTGATCTGAAAACAAAAACCTTTTTAAAAAATAATGACAAACAACTGAAAAAAGAGGTCGCAAGTTCATTACTCGTTTGCATGGGCGACATTTTTAAAAACAAACTTAAACTTGCACTTCAACTTTACCCTAAAGTAAAAGCCGTCACTTTTGTTGGTGGCGTTGCCTGCAACAAGTATCTTAAGCAGCAACTAAGCGAGTTCTGCGAAAAACGTGGGTTAACGTTTTTTTCACCCTCACCGCAATATTGTACTGATAACGCAGCTATGATCGCCTTTGTCGCCAATTATAAAGCAAAACAAAACAAGTTTGATGACTTAAGCTTAGATATTTTTTAA
- the pth gene encoding aminoacyl-tRNA hydrolase produces the protein MEQEKNIKAIIGLGNPGSKFKKHRHNIGFLVVDEFARRHHADWQSKGLFDLAELQHDGKKLLLLKPQTFMNDSGKVIPWLQKKGIEPENIMVIHDELEKPFGHTSIKFGGSARGHNGLRSIIAHTGKDFYRLRFGIGRPERKEDVGDLVLSNFSEPQQELDRLIDQAVDMLED, from the coding sequence ATGGAGCAAGAAAAAAATATAAAAGCAATTATCGGTTTGGGAAATCCCGGATCGAAATTCAAAAAACATCGACATAATATTGGATTTTTGGTTGTTGATGAGTTTGCCCGTCGGCATCATGCTGATTGGCAAAGTAAGGGTTTATTTGATCTTGCTGAGTTACAACATGATGGTAAAAAATTGTTGTTACTCAAGCCGCAGACATTTATGAATGATTCGGGCAAAGTTATTCCTTGGTTACAAAAAAAGGGAATTGAACCTGAAAACATCATGGTTATCCATGATGAGTTAGAAAAACCGTTTGGTCATACATCAATTAAATTTGGTGGCTCTGCTCGTGGCCATAATGGATTGCGCTCTATCATTGCTCATACAGGCAAAGACTTTTATCGTTTGCGTTTTGGTATTGGGCGTCCTGAACGTAAAGAAGATGTTGGCGATTTGGTTTTGAGTAACTTTTCTGAACCACAGCAAGAACTTGACCGGTTGATTGACCAGGCTGTTGATATGCTTGAAGATTAA